In Streptobacillus ratti, the following proteins share a genomic window:
- the rplW gene encoding 50S ribosomal protein L23, producing MTIFDVIKKPVLNTEKSRILLNSNEYVFIVDRRANKLQIKEAVEKLFNVKVSGVNTINMKPTTARARMTIYKTPAYKKAIVKLVDGESIKAYEV from the coding sequence ATGACAATTTTTGACGTAATCAAAAAACCTGTATTAAATACAGAAAAATCAAGAATTTTATTAAATTCAAATGAATATGTATTTATAGTAGATAGAAGAGCTAATAAATTACAAATAAAAGAAGCAGTAGAAAAATTATTCAATGTTAAAGTTTCAGGTGTAAACACTATCAACATGAAACCAACTACTGCAAGAGCGAGAATGACAATTTACAAAACACCAGCTTATAAAAAAGCTATTGTTAAATTAGTAGATGGAGAATCAATCAAAGCTTACGAGGTATAA